A genome region from Nicotiana tabacum cultivar K326 chromosome 13, ASM71507v2, whole genome shotgun sequence includes the following:
- the LOC107816888 gene encoding histidine-containing phosphotransfer protein 5 isoform X2, protein MKMDNKEAFNHKLLDRVQESMEEEDMECEKMDDDVFSQQLLGDIYQSLENEVSNCQKMDKGALVQQLLDRIQSLEDEGLVDSYFQICYSLKEDNGPYFFLELIPSFLSDARTVMRDMAEALLGACKITNVCSDFSKAVDKKSKDECLRILRNINREYRDLQSKLESIMQLEKEIVSADSSES, encoded by the exons ATGAAAATGGATAATAAAGAAGCATTCAATCACAAACTCCTTGATCGTGTCCAGGAGTCAATGGAAGAAGAG GATATGGAATGCGAGAAAATGGATGATGACGTATTCAGCCAACAACTACTTGGTGATATCTATCAGTCTCTCGAAAATGAG GTTTCCAATTGCCAGAAAATGGATAAAGGCGCACTCGTTCAACAACTACTTGACCGCATTCAGTCCCTTGAGGATGAG GGTTTGGTTGATAGCTATTTCCAAATTTGCTACTCGTTGAAGGAGGACAACGGTCCTTATTTCTTCCTGGAGCTAATTCCAAGCTTTTTATCCGATGCTCGCACTGTTATGCGTGACATGGCTGAGGCCCT CCTTGGAGCCTGTAAGATTACGAATGTATGTTCTGATTTTTCCAAGGCTGTTGACAAGAAATCCAAGGATGA GTGTTTGCGGATATTAAGAAACATCAATCGAGAATATCGTGATCTTCAGAGCAAGTTGGAAAGCATTATGCAG
- the LOC107816888 gene encoding histidine-containing phosphotransfer protein 2 isoform X1 — MKMDNKEAFNHKLLDRVQESMEEEDMECEKMDDDVFSQQLLGDIYQSLENEVSNCQKMDKGALVQQLLDRIQSLEDEGLVDSYFQICYSLKEDNGPYFFLELIPSFLSDARTVMRDMAEALESPVVDFDVLIEHCIKLKGSSACLGACKITNVCSDFSKAVDKKSKDECLRILRNINREYRDLQSKLESIMQLEKEIVSADSSES, encoded by the exons ATGAAAATGGATAATAAAGAAGCATTCAATCACAAACTCCTTGATCGTGTCCAGGAGTCAATGGAAGAAGAG GATATGGAATGCGAGAAAATGGATGATGACGTATTCAGCCAACAACTACTTGGTGATATCTATCAGTCTCTCGAAAATGAG GTTTCCAATTGCCAGAAAATGGATAAAGGCGCACTCGTTCAACAACTACTTGACCGCATTCAGTCCCTTGAGGATGAG GGTTTGGTTGATAGCTATTTCCAAATTTGCTACTCGTTGAAGGAGGACAACGGTCCTTATTTCTTCCTGGAGCTAATTCCAAGCTTTTTATCCGATGCTCGCACTGTTATGCGTGACATGGCTGAGGCCCT TGAGTCACCAGTTGTGGACTTTGATGTTTTAATTGAGCATTGTATCAAGCTGAAAGGAAGTTCTGCATG CCTTGGAGCCTGTAAGATTACGAATGTATGTTCTGATTTTTCCAAGGCTGTTGACAAGAAATCCAAGGATGA GTGTTTGCGGATATTAAGAAACATCAATCGAGAATATCGTGATCTTCAGAGCAAGTTGGAAAGCATTATGCAG